Proteins encoded within one genomic window of Kibdelosporangium phytohabitans:
- a CDS encoding FAD-binding oxidoreductase produces the protein MLLRTTTDELVAALDGVAAGRVLVPSDPLYENALRLYTRSLRGRPDVVLQAASIDDVTLAVRTTASAGLPLSLRGGGHSGAGFAVADGGVMLDMSRLNRVRVDAGADRAHSEPGATWGDYDRATQRHGLASTGGVVSTTGVSGLTLGGGIGALRGLRGLSVDQLVRADVVLADGTLVTADEVRHPDLFWALRGGGGNFGVAVRLEFALYPVRRMVTGLLGWPLERASEVVGAFRRVADDLPDHIVCELVFTAPEGVPSILMTPRVIGTDSEPLLGPMRATGPTLDTVTEQSYVNGQRFMDPMAEWGMRHYWNTCTLRHIDDEVIATIARHSAGAPSPSSAIIVEHLHGAVSRLPAHATAVGFRHAPYNVFVEAKWTDQADDGVNRAWARQVVEALRPHSAGGAYVNYLPFDASSTDIAEAYGESNFARLRRVKSRYDPANLFRGNQNIPPM, from the coding sequence ATGCTTCTTCGAACCACCACTGACGAACTGGTCGCCGCGCTGGACGGCGTGGCGGCGGGACGGGTGCTGGTCCCGTCCGATCCGCTCTACGAGAACGCGTTGCGCCTCTACACCCGGTCGTTGCGAGGCCGCCCGGACGTCGTCCTGCAGGCGGCCTCGATCGACGACGTCACACTCGCCGTCCGGACCACCGCGAGCGCGGGACTGCCGTTGTCACTGCGCGGAGGCGGGCACAGCGGCGCCGGATTCGCGGTCGCCGACGGCGGCGTGATGCTGGACATGAGCAGGCTCAACCGGGTGCGTGTCGACGCGGGCGCGGACCGTGCCCACAGCGAGCCCGGTGCGACCTGGGGCGACTACGACCGGGCGACCCAGCGGCACGGCCTCGCCAGCACCGGCGGCGTGGTGTCCACCACCGGCGTGAGCGGCCTGACGCTCGGCGGCGGGATCGGTGCGCTCCGCGGCCTGCGTGGCCTCTCGGTCGACCAGCTGGTGCGGGCCGACGTCGTGCTCGCCGACGGAACTCTGGTCACCGCCGACGAAGTGCGCCACCCGGACCTGTTCTGGGCCCTGCGCGGCGGCGGTGGCAACTTCGGCGTCGCCGTACGGCTGGAGTTCGCGCTGTACCCGGTGCGGCGCATGGTGACCGGCCTGCTGGGGTGGCCGCTCGAACGGGCGTCGGAGGTGGTGGGCGCGTTCCGCCGCGTCGCCGACGACCTGCCTGACCACATCGTGTGCGAATTGGTGTTCACCGCGCCAGAAGGCGTGCCGTCGATCCTGATGACACCCCGCGTGATCGGCACGGACTCGGAACCGCTGCTCGGCCCGATGCGTGCCACCGGTCCCACGCTCGACACCGTCACCGAACAGTCCTATGTGAACGGGCAGCGGTTCATGGATCCCATGGCCGAGTGGGGAATGCGCCACTACTGGAACACGTGCACCCTCCGGCACATCGACGACGAGGTGATCGCCACGATCGCGCGGCACTCCGCCGGCGCGCCGTCACCGTCCAGCGCGATCATCGTCGAGCACCTGCACGGCGCCGTGTCCCGCCTGCCCGCGCACGCCACCGCGGTGGGTTTCCGGCACGCTCCGTACAACGTGTTCGTGGAAGCGAAGTGGACAGACCAGGCGGACGACGGCGTGAACCGCGCGTGGGCCAGGCAAGTCGTGGAAGCGCTGCGTCCGCACAGCGCAGGCGGGGCGTACGTCAACTACCTCCCGTTCGACGCGAGCAGCACCGACATCGCCGAGGCGTACGGGGAAAGCAACTTCGCACGGCTGCGCCGCGTCAAATCGCGTTACGACCCGGCGAACCTGTTCCGCGGCAACCAGAACATCCCGCCGATGTGA
- a CDS encoding winged helix-turn-helix transcriptional regulator — protein MSEPYDKGDTFCPSYHHAVEMIGKRWSGVILRELLLGASRYSQLRSAIPSLTDKMLAARLQELEAEGMVTRTVVDSVPVRVEYALTDKGRDLEATITVLSEWADRWYPDGPDRPV, from the coding sequence ATGTCGGAGCCGTACGACAAGGGCGACACGTTCTGCCCCAGCTACCACCACGCGGTCGAGATGATCGGCAAGCGGTGGAGCGGGGTCATCCTGCGTGAACTGCTGCTCGGCGCCAGCAGGTACAGCCAGCTGCGGTCGGCCATCCCCTCGTTGACCGACAAGATGCTCGCCGCCCGGCTGCAGGAGCTGGAAGCCGAGGGAATGGTCACCCGCACAGTCGTGGACTCCGTGCCGGTGCGCGTCGAATACGCGCTGACCGACAAGGGCCGGGACCTGGAGGCCACCATCACCGTGCTCAGCGAGTGGGCGGACCGCTGGTATCCGGACGGCCCTGACCGTCCGGTGTGA